CACCAAGTCCTCCATTTCTGATGATTCTGCTATGTATGCCCGCGAACGCGAGCTTCTGCAATCAATAGTCTCTCTCTTGCCCTCGGAGAAAGCTGCCTTGCCTATCAACTTCCTGTGCTGCCTTCTCCGTACTGCCATCTTTGTCAAGGCCTCAAATTCTTGCAAGAATGAGCTCGAGAACCGAATCTCTGTGATATTAGAGCATGTCACGGTTGATGATCTACTCGTCATGTCTTTCACTTATAATGGTGAGAAACTTTACGATCTGGATAGCATCAGGAGGATCATATCAGGATTCatggagaaggagaagaataTGGCTGTCTTTAGTGGTGGTGATTTCAAGGAAACATGTTCTGCAGCAATGCATAGAGTCGCAAAAACTGTGGACTCGTACCTTGGTGAGATCGCAACCTATCCTGAACTCACCATTTCCAAATTCAATGGGATTGCAACTCTTGTGCGGAAAGGAGCCAGAAAGGTTGAAGATGATCTCTATCGTGCCATCGACATCTATCTGAAGGTATAATCAGTAAACTTTTATTAGCTATGCTTATCAAttcaagcttctttttttttttcagtgtttgtTCATTTGAGAATAGGCATAGAAGTAATGGTTTTGAGTGCTGATTGCAGGCTCATCCGAATCTCGATGAGATGGAACGAGAGAAGGTTTGCAGTGTCATGGATCCATTGAAACTCTCCTATGAAGCTCGACTCCATGCTTCACTAAACAAAAGATTACCAGTACAGATTGTTTTGCATACCCTTTACTACGATCAGCTTAAACTAAGGAGTGGCGCAGATGATCAGCCTGATGCTGCTGCAACAAGGAGTCAATTGCAATCTGATGTTTCACTTGTCAGTGAGAATGAGGCCTTGCGATCAGAGCTTACGAAGATGAAGCTTTACATCTCAGACATGCAGAAGGATAAAGGTAGTTCAGGTAAAAGTatttctgctgctgctgctactactTCTGGGCCTCGAAAACATTCCTTCTTCTCATCCATGTCGAAGACCTTGGGGAAGTTGAATCCTTTCAAGCATGGATCTAAGGATACTTCTCATATCGATGACAATATTGCTGTGGATATTACCAAGCCCAGGAGGAGAAGGTTCTCCGTTTCTTAGAAGTTAAAACTAGCTAGTTAATTACCTTCCATTGAATTTGTGTGATAAATTTGCGTAGGTAGAGCTGGGCTGGTGATCCACTCGAATATTGGGatggtattattttattttcctttagtTTCTTAATAGATTTGGATTATAAGTTCTAATAGTGAATATATGTTTAATCTCAATGTGATGTAAAATACTT
This genomic interval from Populus nigra chromosome 11, ddPopNigr1.1, whole genome shotgun sequence contains the following:
- the LOC133706338 gene encoding root phototropism protein 2-like, with protein sequence MASPVRSRLSLAMERTGKWVFSKDIPTDVVVVVCEASFSLHKFMLLAKSNYIRKLIFESKEPELARIDLSGIPGGPEIFVKAAKFCYGVNFEITVQNVAALRCAAEYLQMTDTYCDNNLAGRTEDFFAQVALSSLSGAIIVLKSCEDLLPLAEDVKIVQRCVDAISLKACNEANFPSRTPPNWWTEELSILDIEFIGRILSGMRKRGAKALTLASALITYTERNLRDLVRDHSGRCTKSSISDDSAMYARERELLQSIVSLLPSEKAALPINFLCCLLRTAIFVKASNSCKNELENRISVILEHVTVDDLLVMSFTYNGEKLYDLDSIRRIISGFMEKEKNMAVFSGGDFKETCSAAMHRVAKTVDSYLGEIATYPELTISKFNGIATLVRKGARKVEDDLYRAIDIYLKAHPNLDEMEREKVCSVMDPLKLSYEARLHASLNKRLPVQIVLHTLYYDQLKLRSGADDQPDAAATRSQLQSDVSLVSENEALRSELTKMKLYISDMQKDKGSSGKSISAAAATTSGPRKHSFFSSMSKTLGKLNPFKHGSKDTSHIDDNIAVDITKPRRRRFSVS